ACAATCCGAATCGCGGGCTGTTGCTCGAGGCCGGCGCCTTCACCGGCAGCGCTGGCGATGGCTACACCGGCGGCTACGGCATCGCGCGCGGCTGGATCTCGCCGCACCGCGGCACCCGCCTCACGGCACGCTACGCCTTCCGTGCCGTCTCGCGCACCACCGGCGTCGGCATCCAGCACGAGATCCCGGGATGGGAATCGCCGGTGACCACCTTCGGTGGCGGCACCTCGCACCGTGCGTTGCCCGTCGGCGTGCTGGTCGGCCGCGGCCTCCTCCTCGGCGGCGTCGAACTGCGCCACGAGCTGCTCGACTTCGGCGGTCTCGGCGCCATCACCATCCTCGGCTTCGTCGATGGTGGCCGCGCCTTCCAGGACCCATCGCCACTGGCCATTCCGGCGCCCGGGTCGCCCGTGCCGAGCGGCAAGCTCTCCTTCACGTTCAAGGACTGGACCTGGGGCGCCGGTGGCGGCATCGGCATCCGTGTCCTCCGGGCCGCGCAGCTGAACATCACCGCCGCCAAGGCGAATGGCGAGACGCGGTGGTATGTCGGGAGTGGGTGGAGCTGGTAACAGCGATGATCGATGGTCGATGATCGATGGTCGATGACTCCCCGCAGCGTCGCCTGCCTTTGCGTCGTCGGGAGCCAATCGATCATCGATGATCGATCATCGATCATCCGGCAATTTCACGACTCCGTAATCACCACCCCACGCGCCGCCAGTCCGCTGACGTAGCGATCATACGGCATCCCTTCATCCGGCGTCGTCACGCCCGCGCGGATCACCTGGTGGCGCACCTGGGTGAGCCCGGTGAGTGAGAGCGAGTAGCCGGTGCAGCGCATCATCGCCGAGATATGGTGGACTTCGTCGAAGTAATCGATGAGGTCGAACGTGGTGCTGTGCGGTGCGCCATTCTTCTCGCCCGAGACCACGACGCGGAGTGCCACGAGGTCGCGGCCGTTCGGCTTGGTCAGCTTCGGCGTGACGGCGGCGATGAAGGCATCGCGGGGGACGACGTCCTTCCCCTTGACCTTGATCGGCGTGAGGTCGAGGAGGCCGAGCTCGCGGATCGCCTTCATCAGGGTCGCGTGGCCGGGGTACCGGAGGGTCTTGTACTCCATCTCCTGGACCTTTCCCTCGAAGGAGAAGGCCATGGTGGAGAGGCCACCCGCGGTGTGGAACGCCTCGAGCGTCCCGATCGGCTCGGCGAAGGGGACCGGCTCGATCTCGCTCAGCGCCTCGATCGTGGTGCTCTTCCCGTCGCGGAGGATCCAGGAGGGGGTGGTGTAGTAGTCGAGCGCCCCCTCCAGCGAGTAGACGATCTGGTAGTTGAGCGGCGGTTCCGGGTGCTGCGGGAGTCCGCCGACGTAGATTCGTACCCGGTCGGTGCGATCGAGGCGCCGGATCCCCTCGGCGGCGAGGATGTTGACCATCCCCGGCGCGAGGCCGCAATCGGGCATGATCGACAGCCCCTTGGCATGGGCCTCGGCTTCGAGCTTCTTCTGCTCCATGACGATCTCGGTGTTTCCGCCGAGATCGGCGAAATGGCAGCCGCACTCGACCGCGAGCGACGCCATCGGACCGTTGAAGTAGTAGGGGATCGCGCTGAGGACGGCGTCCTGGCCCTGCATCACCGCCCGGACGGCGGCGTGGTCGGTGACGTCGAGCGTGACCAGATGGAGCCGACGATCGTCCAGCTTCGTGAGGAAGCGGGCAGCCCGCTCCGGCTGGAGGTCCGCCAGGGTCACCGCGGTGACGTCGGGGTCCTGAAGCAGATCGAAGGCGCAGGCACAGCCCTGCAGGCCGGCGCCGAGAACGAGCATCTTCATTGGGTAGTCCTCTGATTCGGGTCGAGCATTTGCCGAGCCCGAAGATAATCCGCCCCGGCACGGGGCGTTCGTCCAGCCGAGGAGCATGATGGCCGACAATGCGCCGACCACCCGCGATCGCCTGCTCGAGGCGGCTCGGGAGCTCTTCACGACCCTGGGCTACCACGCCACGACCACCCCGATCCTTGCCAAGCGGGCCGGGGTGGCCGAGGGGACCATTTACCGGCATTTCCCGTCGAAGCAGGCCCTCCTGAATGCCGCATACCAGGAGAGCCAGCGCTGGGGTGTCGCGGCCATCCGTGACGCCGTCCAGGCCGGGGGGAAGACGGCTGGCGAGCGGCTCGGGACGCTGGGCCGGACCTGGCTGGCCAACGCCGAGAGCGATCCGGCGCGGGTCCGTCTGCTGCTGAATTGGCGGCTGACCGGTGAACTCGACGACGCCTCGCGCCTGGCCGCCAACGACTTGCGGCTCGGCCTCGAGCAACTGGTGGCCGCCGGCAAGCAGGAGGGGAGCGTCCGGGCGGGGGTGGTCGAATTGTGGACCTCGGTCTGGCTCGCCCTGGTCGGCTTTGCGGCCGAGAAGATCGCGACCAAGGAGTGGTCGGCGACCCATCCGCACGCCCTCGCCACGCTCGATGCCGCCTGGGAAGCGATCGCCTGGCGTCCCATCACCACAGCGCCGCCCTCGGCCGAGAGCTGATGCATGGGTGATGGGCACGTCTTCTTGCCGACCTTCGCGCTGGTGCTCTGCACCGCCGCGATCACCACCGTCGTCTTTCAGCGGCTGAAGCAGCCAGTCATTCTCGGCTATCTGCTCGCCGGCGTGATGGTGGGACCGTACGTCACGCTGGTGCCGGTCACCGCCGATCGGGTGACCACCGAGACCCTCGCCGAGCTCGGCGTCATCCTGCTGCTCTTCTCGATCGGCCTCGAGTTCTCGATCCGCCGCCTGCTGCGCGTCGGGCCCAGCGTCGCCGTCACGGCGCTCTTCGACGTGACGATGATGGCCTTCCTCGGCCTCACGGCGGCGTATCTCCTCGGCTGGACCCCGCGCGAGGCGCTCTATACCGGCGCCCTGGTGGCGATCTCCAGCACCACGATCATCGCGAAGACCTTCGAGGATCACGGCGTCGGCCGGAAGTTGCGCGACCTCGTCTTCGGCGTGCTCATCGTCGAGGACCTCGCCGCCGTCCTCTTCATGGCCGGTCTCGCGACGCTCGGCGCGAGTGGCGGCACTAGTGGGGCAGGGCTGCTGGGCACCGCCATGCGGCTCTTCATCCTGCTGATGGTGTGGGTGGTTGGCGGGCTGCTCGTCGTGCCGAGGCTGATGCGCTTCATCGTCCGCCTCAAGCGGCCGGAGACGACCTTGGTCGCTTCCCTGGGCATCTGCTTCGCCTTCGCGCTGCTGGCCCAGTATCTGGGCTACTCCGTGGCCCTCGGCGCCTTCATCGCCGGGTCGCTGATCAGCGAATCCGGGAAGGGCCACGCCGTGATGGAACTGGTGCGCCCGGTCCGCGATGTCTTCGCCGCGGTGTTCTTCGTCTCGGTCGGCATGCTGATCCAGCCGGCACTGCTCATGGAGTATCGTGTCGCGATCCTCCTCCTCGTGGTGGTCGTCGTCGTCGGCAAGTTGGTCTCGGTGTCACTGGGCGCCTTCCTCGCGGGGCAGGGGACGCAGGGCGCGATTCAGGCCGGGATGAGCATGGCGCAGATCGGCGAATTCTCCTTCATCATCGCCTCGCTCGGTCTCGCGACCGGCGCCGTTGGGGATTTTCTCTATCCGGTGGCCGTGGCGGTCTCGGCCATCACCACGCTGCTCACCCCGTTCATGGTGCGCCAGGCACCGGCGGCGGCGAGCTATGTCGATCGGAAGCTGCCGAGGGCGCTGCAGACCTACGCCGCGCTCTACGCCACGTGGGTCGAGGAGATGCGGCGCGCCCCGGCCCGCCGCACCGCAGGCGATCGGGTCAAGGCGATGATCCGCTGGCTGCTGGTGGACACCGCCTGCGTGATCGCGGTGATCGTCGGCATGGCGATCTTCGGTGTCCGGCTCGAGGAGGAGTTCATCGCCCGGCTTGGCATCTCGGCGTCGCTGGCCCGGATCGGACTCTACGTGACTGCCGCTGCGGGATGCGCACCGTTCCTGCTTGGCATCTTCCGGATGGCCCGCGGGCTTGCGCAGCTGCTGGCCAATCTTGCCCTCCCGCGGACCACCGGCTTTGATCGAGCGGCTGCACCCAGGCGGTCGATGGTCGCGACACTCGAGATCACCATCGTCTTCCTGCTCGGCCTGCCGGTCCTGCTGGCCACCCAGCCCTTCATCTCCTCGTTCCGGGGCGTGGTTGTCTTCGGCGTGATCCTGCTGCTGATGGGGTTCGGCGCCTGGCGGAGTGCCACCAATCTGCAGGGGCATGTCGCGGCCGGTGCAGAGGTCCTGATCGAGGCGCTCCGCTCCTCGTTGCCGCCGGAGCAGGCCACGGTCGAGATGCCGACGACCGGATTGACCGGGCTCTATCCGGTCGATCCGGGTGCCGTGGATCGTCTCACGACCGCGACGCACATGCTCCCGGGAATCGGCGCGCCGACGCCGTTCCGGATGGAGCCGCACTACGCGGCGGCGGGGAAGACGCTGGCCGAAGTCGGACTGCGAGGACGGACCGGAGCGACGGTCCTGGCGATCAGTCGCGGCGGCGTCGGGATCCCGGCGCCGAGCAAGATCGAGCGCCTCGAGCCGGGGGACACGCTGGTGCTGGTCGGCACCAAAGAGGCGCTCAGGGACGCCCGGCGCATCCTGATCGGTTCGGCCTCGCAACCCGCGGTGGGGTGACAAGCCCCCACCCACCCCTCTAACATTCTTTACATGCGAAGCTTAGTGCTCGGCTCGGGTGTTCCCCTGATGATGGCCTCGGTCTGCTTCTTCACGCTGGGTTACCTGGCGTG
The Gemmatimonadota bacterium DNA segment above includes these coding regions:
- a CDS encoding saccharopine dehydrogenase NADP-binding domain-containing protein, which gives rise to MKMLVLGAGLQGCACAFDLLQDPDVTAVTLADLQPERAARFLTKLDDRRLHLVTLDVTDHAAVRAVMQGQDAVLSAIPYYFNGPMASLAVECGCHFADLGGNTEIVMEQKKLEAEAHAKGLSIMPDCGLAPGMVNILAAEGIRRLDRTDRVRIYVGGLPQHPEPPLNYQIVYSLEGALDYYTTPSWILRDGKSTTIEALSEIEPVPFAEPIGTLEAFHTAGGLSTMAFSFEGKVQEMEYKTLRYPGHATLMKAIRELGLLDLTPIKVKGKDVVPRDAFIAAVTPKLTKPNGRDLVALRVVVSGEKNGAPHSTTFDLIDYFDEVHHISAMMRCTGYSLSLTGLTQVRHQVIRAGVTTPDEGMPYDRYVSGLAARGVVITES
- a CDS encoding cation:proton antiporter, which encodes MGDGHVFLPTFALVLCTAAITTVVFQRLKQPVILGYLLAGVMVGPYVTLVPVTADRVTTETLAELGVILLLFSIGLEFSIRRLLRVGPSVAVTALFDVTMMAFLGLTAAYLLGWTPREALYTGALVAISSTTIIAKTFEDHGVGRKLRDLVFGVLIVEDLAAVLFMAGLATLGASGGTSGAGLLGTAMRLFILLMVWVVGGLLVVPRLMRFIVRLKRPETTLVASLGICFAFALLAQYLGYSVALGAFIAGSLISESGKGHAVMELVRPVRDVFAAVFFVSVGMLIQPALLMEYRVAILLLVVVVVVGKLVSVSLGAFLAGQGTQGAIQAGMSMAQIGEFSFIIASLGLATGAVGDFLYPVAVAVSAITTLLTPFMVRQAPAAASYVDRKLPRALQTYAALYATWVEEMRRAPARRTAGDRVKAMIRWLLVDTACVIAVIVGMAIFGVRLEEEFIARLGISASLARIGLYVTAAAGCAPFLLGIFRMARGLAQLLANLALPRTTGFDRAAAPRRSMVATLEITIVFLLGLPVLLATQPFISSFRGVVVFGVILLLMGFGAWRSATNLQGHVAAGAEVLIEALRSSLPPEQATVEMPTTGLTGLYPVDPGAVDRLTTATHMLPGIGAPTPFRMEPHYAAAGKTLAEVGLRGRTGATVLAISRGGVGIPAPSKIERLEPGDTLVLVGTKEALRDARRILIGSASQPAVG
- a CDS encoding TetR/AcrR family transcriptional regulator, which gives rise to MMADNAPTTRDRLLEAARELFTTLGYHATTTPILAKRAGVAEGTIYRHFPSKQALLNAAYQESQRWGVAAIRDAVQAGGKTAGERLGTLGRTWLANAESDPARVRLLLNWRLTGELDDASRLAANDLRLGLEQLVAAGKQEGSVRAGVVELWTSVWLALVGFAAEKIATKEWSATHPHALATLDAAWEAIAWRPITTAPPSAES